The Methyloceanibacter sp. wino2 nucleotide sequence GGCGGGCTGGTCGAAGCCTATCAGGAAGTCGCTCGGCGGCTTGGCCTGCATACCGAGAACCCGACGCCCGGCCGCAGCGGTCCCGTCCTGGTCCAATCCAAATAGGCGTCGCGAGAGCAAGCCCGAAGACTTGAGAAGGAAGCCATGAAGGCACGCATCACCATCACGCTCAAACCCGGCGTGCTCGATCCGCAAGGCAAGGCCATCGAAGGGGCGTTGCATGCCTTGGGCTTCGGCGGCGTCGAGGGCGTCCGGCAGGGTAAGTTCATCGAGGTCGAAGTCGCCGAGAGCGATCCGACCCGCGCCCGCGAAGAAATCGAGCGGATGTGCAAGCAGCTTCTCGCAAACACCATCATTGAGAACTATGCCTATGAGCTCGAGGCGGCGTAACCGGCGCGCCTCGCGCGCAATGGAGACCTTCTCCGCCAGAAGCGAGGCCCTTCGAGACTCATGAAAGCCAGCGTCATCGTTTTTCCGGGATCGAATTGCGACCGCGACGCGGCTGTCGCCTTGGAGCGCGCCATGGGCGCCGCGCCCAAGATGGTGTGGCACGGCGACTCCGAGCTGCCGAAGAGCGATCTGATCCTGCTCCCTGG carries:
- the purS gene encoding phosphoribosylformylglycinamidine synthase subunit PurS — its product is MKARITITLKPGVLDPQGKAIEGALHALGFGGVEGVRQGKFIEVEVAESDPTRAREEIERMCKQLLANTIIENYAYELEAA